A window of the Candidatus Eremiobacterota bacterium genome harbors these coding sequences:
- the rsgA gene encoding ribosome small subunit-dependent GTPase A translates to MYFDHRIASDRGADFLALAPDGRETIVHVPPTLADRPVVGDFAAVEDGRVVALAPRRGVLARARHDRGTAPQPIAANLDLVFVVTAPGREFSPPRVERYLVAIAAAGARAVVVLNKCDLARDPAALVAELYGVSGAAPVIAISAEYGEGCESLGEFLEAGTTIALVGSSGVGKSTLANRLLGAERFVTRAARASDGRGVHTTTRRELVALPGGAWLVDTPGMRASAPWSAEGDVLDDVFGDVAGAAVRCRFRDCAHGVEPGCAVRDEVEPARYERWRALRAELAYLDRRADPVALGDEKRRWKSLTKLVRAASRRSR, encoded by the coding sequence GCTCGCGGACCGGCCGGTCGTCGGCGACTTCGCCGCGGTCGAAGACGGACGCGTCGTCGCGCTCGCGCCGCGGCGCGGCGTGCTCGCCCGCGCGCGGCACGACCGCGGCACGGCGCCGCAGCCGATCGCGGCGAACCTCGACCTCGTCTTCGTCGTGACCGCGCCGGGCCGCGAGTTCTCGCCGCCGCGCGTCGAGCGCTATCTCGTCGCGATCGCGGCCGCAGGCGCGCGCGCCGTCGTCGTGTTGAACAAATGCGACCTGGCGCGCGATCCGGCGGCGCTCGTCGCCGAGCTGTACGGCGTGAGCGGTGCTGCGCCGGTGATCGCGATCAGCGCCGAATACGGCGAGGGCTGCGAAAGTCTCGGCGAATTCCTCGAAGCCGGAACGACGATCGCGCTCGTCGGCTCGTCGGGCGTCGGCAAGTCGACGCTGGCGAACCGGCTGCTCGGTGCCGAGCGCTTCGTCACCCGCGCGGCGCGCGCAAGCGACGGCCGCGGCGTGCACACGACCACGCGCCGCGAGCTGGTCGCGCTGCCGGGCGGCGCGTGGCTCGTCGACACGCCGGGGATGCGCGCGTCCGCGCCGTGGTCGGCGGAAGGCGACGTGCTCGACGACGTCTTCGGCGACGTCGCCGGCGCGGCCGTGCGGTGCCGGTTTCGCGACTGCGCGCACGGCGTCGAGCCGGGCTGCGCGGTGCGCGATGAAGTGGAGCCCGCGCGCTACGAGCGCTGGCGCGCGCTGCGCGCGGAGCTCGCGTATCTCGACCGGCGCGCCGATCCGGTCGCGCTCGGCGACGAGAAACGGCGCTGGAAGTCGCTGACGAAGCTAGTTCGCGCGGCGTCGCGGCGTTCGCGCTGA
- a CDS encoding TetR/AcrR family transcriptional regulator — protein MQRVRTHDGVPLGEHIAAVASELFYKDGIHIVGVDRVAAEADVTKRTLYRYYGSKDELIAAALRKAPNITFPREGTPRERIAGAFRAMAEMLRVEAYRGCPYINAAAELTNPRHPARVLIEELTTRRREWFAKRARELGAREPELLAEQLDVLFDGALANATKRRVDLPALAALAAAEALVDAAVPAPSRRTTTSARTPRRRAN, from the coding sequence ATGCAACGCGTGCGGACTCACGACGGCGTCCCGCTCGGCGAGCACATCGCCGCCGTCGCCTCGGAGCTGTTCTACAAGGACGGGATCCACATCGTCGGGGTCGACCGCGTCGCCGCCGAAGCCGACGTCACGAAGCGGACGCTGTACCGCTACTACGGCTCGAAGGACGAGCTGATCGCCGCGGCGCTGCGCAAGGCGCCGAACATCACGTTCCCGCGCGAGGGAACGCCGCGCGAGCGGATCGCCGGCGCGTTTCGCGCGATGGCGGAGATGCTGCGCGTCGAGGCGTACCGGGGCTGCCCGTACATCAACGCCGCCGCCGAGCTGACGAACCCGAGGCATCCCGCCCGCGTTTTGATCGAAGAGCTCACGACGCGCCGGCGCGAGTGGTTCGCGAAGCGCGCGCGCGAGCTCGGCGCGCGCGAGCCCGAGCTGCTCGCCGAGCAGCTCGACGTGCTGTTCGACGGCGCGCTCGCGAACGCGACGAAGCGCCGCGTCGACCTGCCGGCGCTCGCCGCGCTCGCGGCCGCCGAAGCGCTCGTCGACGCCGCGGTGCCCGCGCCGTCTCGGCGCACGACGACCTCAGCGCGAACGCCGCGACGCCGCGCGAACTAG